A stretch of Episyrphus balteatus chromosome 2, idEpiBalt1.1, whole genome shotgun sequence DNA encodes these proteins:
- the LOC129910879 gene encoding glucose-induced degradation protein 4 homolog: protein MPVKDDIVPPPPANSKQTGVTKTLLYNGSKFQGFQKSQGNSYDVEVVLQHVDMENSFLCGYLKINGLTFEFPTLTTFFDGEIISKKYPFLTRKWEANADVDRGHWGKFNAFADYKDIFYSDNFDYETLEKSDYVFMRWKEHFLVPDHTIKDINGASFAGFYYICFTKSKGKMEGYYYHKSSELYQSIELNHVPESCIEIYEFR from the exons ATGCCCGTTAAAGATGACATAGTACCTCCGCCACCAGCTAATTCCAAACAAACGGGAGTTACCAAAACATTGCTGTACAATGGATCGAAATTTCAGGGATTCCAAAAATCACAAGGAAATTCTTACGATGTAGAGGTTGTCTTGCAG caTGTTGATATGGAGAATTCATTTTTATGCGGCTATCTTAAGATTAACGGGCTAACGTTTGAATTTCCAACATTGACAACATTTTTTGATggagaaataatctcgaaaaaaTATCCATTTTTGACAAGAAAGTGGGAAGCTAATGCTGATGTTGATAGAGGTCATTGG GGTAAATTCAACGCTTTTGCTGACTACAAAGATATATTTTATTCAGACAATTTTGATTACGAGACATTGGAGAAGAGTGATTATGTTTTTATGCGATGGAAGGAACACTTTTTG GTACCGGACCATACTATTAAGGACATAAACGGTGCATCGTTTGCCGGATTTTATTATATATGCTTTACAAAATCTAAAGGAAAAATGGAAGGCTATTATTATCATAAGTCATCAGAGCTATATCAATCCATCGAATTAAATCACGTGCCCGAAAGTTGTATTGAAATTTACGAGTTTagataa